The following are encoded in a window of Desulfosporosinus sp. Sb-LF genomic DNA:
- a CDS encoding helix-turn-helix transcriptional regulator gives MKEKILEKGITYEELALGLGITVKTLNLKLSKRSRITIQDAEDMSKILNIENPSNIFFASQS, from the coding sequence TTGAAAGAGAAAATCTTAGAGAAAGGGATAACTTATGAGGAATTAGCACTGGGGCTTGGAATTACAGTAAAAACTTTAAATTTGAAACTCAGTAAACGATCACGTATTACAATTCAAGATGCAGAGGATATGTCTAAAATACTAAATATAGAAAACCCAAGTAATATTTTTTTTGCATCGCAGTCCTAA
- a CDS encoding helix-turn-helix transcriptional regulator codes for MKKSEMEKIIERIKDRRLSLGLSYQDLADKTGMSKSTLQRYETGFIKNLGIDKLEMLAQALETTPGYLMGWDKPTPAKLLDLADATEMEYRDLMKLAGYVEEVHDKDKFFELVFKDSKGKVVDVRRGVKEMFSTDEDWANVAYRVSKELTENDREILKSMAEKFLELKKKR; via the coding sequence ATGAAGAAATCAGAAATGGAAAAGATCATTGAACGAATCAAAGATAGACGACTTAGTCTCGGATTGTCGTACCAGGATCTCGCTGATAAAACAGGAATGAGCAAGTCAACTTTGCAACGCTATGAAACAGGCTTTATCAAAAACCTAGGCATTGATAAGCTTGAAATGTTAGCTCAAGCATTGGAAACGACACCGGGTTATTTAATGGGTTGGGACAAGCCGACCCCTGCTAAATTGCTTGACCTCGCTGATGCCACAGAGATGGAATATCGTGATTTAATGAAATTAGCCGGATATGTTGAGGAAGTTCATGACAAAGATAAATTCTTTGAGCTGGTATTTAAAGATTCAAAAGGTAAAGTTGTTGACGTCAGACGCGGCGTGAAAGAGATGTTCAGTACTGATGAGGATTGGGCTAACGTTGCATATCGGGTATCAAAAGAACTTACTGAGAATGATCGGGAAATATTAAAGAGTATGGCTGAGAAATTCTTGGAGCTTAAGAAGAAACGATAA
- a CDS encoding ImmA/IrrE family metallo-endopeptidase, giving the protein MKYFNSKYLTIDKLSQNSHDMISLRLKEFVKRYKITEYPINCFKLLERIISSNTIKLKYKESDQFSENLDAAAGYHGKEAGYCIMFNSRKIGSFDFSPHRRCNFTLAHELGHIFLGHLLIPSRMKSEADLICEEREADEFASRLLMPKILILNCNFITNVTAEFLVSSPALFTRVNNLKRLDLYKSKPVPTCKTCGNTHFSLCTKYCKICGTEVNKSTTRGIMRIVYSKFIIGSNKCHEYGHENDWNARYCELCGQPTLYNDILPAWQIERKKYIKSLVRIEYREKSQKIS; this is encoded by the coding sequence ATGAAATATTTTAACTCGAAGTATTTAACCATTGATAAGTTATCTCAAAACAGCCATGATATGATCAGCCTTAGGCTGAAAGAGTTTGTAAAACGTTATAAGATTACAGAATACCCTATCAACTGCTTCAAACTCCTGGAAAGAATTATCTCCAGCAACACGATTAAACTAAAATATAAGGAAAGCGACCAGTTTTCCGAGAATCTTGATGCCGCTGCCGGATATCACGGTAAAGAAGCTGGTTATTGTATAATGTTCAACTCCCGAAAGATTGGTTCATTTGATTTTTCTCCGCATAGGCGCTGTAATTTTACATTGGCACATGAACTGGGGCATATCTTTCTCGGACACCTTTTAATACCATCTCGCATGAAATCCGAAGCGGATCTGATTTGCGAAGAAAGGGAAGCCGATGAATTTGCATCCCGCTTACTCATGCCAAAAATTCTTATTTTAAATTGTAACTTCATTACCAACGTTACCGCTGAGTTTTTGGTATCAAGTCCGGCACTTTTTACAAGGGTAAACAACCTCAAGCGGCTTGATCTCTATAAAAGCAAACCCGTTCCTACCTGCAAGACGTGCGGTAACACCCATTTTTCACTTTGTACGAAGTACTGTAAAATTTGTGGTACGGAGGTCAACAAATCTACTACCAGAGGGATCATGCGCATTGTTTATTCTAAATTCATTATTGGCAGTAATAAATGTCACGAATACGGCCATGAAAACGATTGGAATGCTCGCTACTGTGAACTATGCGGACAGCCCACGTTATATAATGACATTTTGCCCGCTTGGCAGATAGAAAGAAAGAAGTACATTAAATCGTTGGTACGGATAGAGTACCGAGAAAAAAGTCAAAAGATAAGTTAA